Proteins encoded in a region of the Stieleria neptunia genome:
- a CDS encoding dihydrodipicolinate synthase family protein — MTFQQRRSRRTIIKDTLAGVSSVVAGTVLSRSSLWADQNGANTQADPKIRGPFPILSTPFTESGEVDYGVLAQEAKFVAWGGCPGMIWPQSGDSVDLLTMEEKMKGMEVLAKTARSLPTSLCLGVQGNDTEEMLAFAEHAEKLEPEAIISRPPDSGKSEQDLRQYWRALAAVAKRPVILQTTGGVAYKGPLPSPELMIELAKEFPHFGYIKEEAGDVLGRMRTSIAAMPPVRRVFSARGGFHWLRESQLGSEGVITERAAYADVLTRIWELQQSGEDPKTLEDVFNKFVQMVKVKPGSLRGANLSIWMKRGVFKNMLSRNYGPGRSIPASPIVSELKLTDEQIAAAEMRFDALRPYLKEVTPDLS; from the coding sequence ATGACATTTCAGCAACGTCGTTCACGGCGGACCATCATCAAAGACACATTGGCTGGGGTTTCGAGCGTCGTTGCGGGAACGGTTTTGTCGAGGAGTTCCTTGTGGGCCGATCAGAACGGGGCAAACACCCAAGCCGATCCCAAGATTCGTGGACCGTTTCCGATTCTGTCAACTCCGTTCACTGAATCGGGCGAAGTCGATTACGGCGTCTTGGCACAGGAAGCGAAGTTCGTTGCTTGGGGTGGTTGCCCGGGAATGATCTGGCCTCAATCGGGAGACAGCGTCGATCTGTTGACGATGGAAGAGAAGATGAAAGGGATGGAGGTTTTGGCCAAGACGGCGCGCAGCCTGCCCACCTCGCTGTGCTTGGGAGTCCAGGGGAACGATACCGAAGAGATGCTCGCTTTCGCAGAGCACGCTGAAAAACTGGAACCGGAAGCAATCATCTCTCGGCCTCCCGATTCGGGGAAATCAGAGCAGGACCTGCGGCAGTACTGGAGAGCTCTGGCCGCAGTAGCCAAGCGACCGGTCATTCTGCAAACCACCGGCGGCGTCGCCTACAAAGGGCCACTCCCGTCACCGGAGCTGATGATCGAACTGGCAAAGGAGTTTCCGCATTTTGGGTACATCAAAGAGGAAGCTGGCGACGTTTTGGGGCGAATGCGTACTTCGATCGCTGCCATGCCTCCCGTGCGGCGGGTGTTCAGTGCACGGGGTGGATTTCATTGGCTGAGAGAGTCTCAACTTGGATCGGAAGGTGTGATCACCGAACGCGCGGCGTACGCGGATGTGCTCACCCGCATCTGGGAATTGCAGCAAAGTGGTGAAGACCCGAAAACCCTGGAAGACGTGTTCAACAAGTTTGTTCAAATGGTCAAGGTAAAACCGGGCAGTCTGCGTGGGGCCAACTTGAGCATTTGGATGAAGCGAGGCGTCTTCAAGAATATGCTGTCTCGCAATTACGGACCGGGGCGATCCATCCCCGCCTCGCCAATCGTCTCCGAACTCAAACTCACCGACGAACAGATCGCAGCGGCAGAGATGCGTTTTGACGCCTTGCGGCCTTACCTGAAAGAGGTAACACCTGACTTGTCGTAG
- a CDS encoding outer membrane protein assembly factor BamB family protein, which yields MRFLLGALFVAAGLLSASSSLRGDDWTRFRGPNGQGKSSERSLPLKWSEENNVAWKTTIPGQGWSSPIVSGDHVFVTTATEKGASCRVIGIDRTTGDLLWNTEVHRQTPRPKRAQNSYATPTPVSDGARVYAAFYDGTIVAVDFDGKLVWKNEDVDFHSLHGLGASPILVGGLIIMPFDGSSREEQRVGWKEPWDQAVVLAVDKETGNTKWRGKRGLSRVGHVTAIAIDNGQTVVSAGGDRVQAHDVATGERLWSVYSQGEGVTPSPVLGEGLIFTSSGFEEPTIRAIRPGGRGDVTESHIVWEQTRGVPALPSPLYVEPFLYTITRDNILHCIEAKTGKVVWQERLDGNYSASPLLADGRIYITSEEGITTVLEPGPRYKEITRNTLNGKSMASIAVSQGNFFIRTGDRLYCIGNQPR from the coding sequence ATGCGTTTTCTATTGGGTGCGTTGTTTGTCGCCGCGGGCTTGTTATCGGCTTCCAGCTCACTACGCGGTGACGATTGGACTCGCTTCCGGGGGCCAAACGGGCAGGGAAAATCGTCTGAAAGAAGCCTGCCGCTTAAGTGGTCCGAAGAGAACAACGTCGCCTGGAAAACCACGATACCGGGGCAAGGCTGGTCGTCTCCGATTGTGTCTGGTGACCACGTCTTTGTGACGACCGCAACGGAAAAGGGTGCTTCGTGTCGAGTGATCGGAATCGACCGCACCACTGGCGACCTACTTTGGAACACGGAAGTCCACCGACAAACTCCAAGACCCAAGCGAGCCCAGAACTCCTATGCCACGCCGACGCCGGTGTCCGACGGTGCACGCGTGTACGCCGCGTTTTACGACGGAACGATCGTTGCCGTCGACTTCGACGGCAAATTGGTCTGGAAGAACGAAGACGTCGACTTTCACAGCTTGCACGGGCTCGGTGCTTCGCCGATTCTGGTCGGCGGACTGATCATCATGCCCTTCGACGGCAGCAGTCGAGAGGAGCAGCGCGTCGGTTGGAAGGAACCGTGGGACCAGGCCGTCGTGCTGGCCGTGGACAAGGAGACCGGCAACACAAAGTGGCGCGGCAAGCGCGGGCTGTCTCGGGTTGGACACGTGACCGCGATCGCGATCGACAACGGCCAGACCGTGGTCAGTGCCGGTGGCGACCGAGTCCAAGCGCACGACGTCGCAACGGGCGAGCGTCTCTGGTCGGTCTACAGCCAGGGTGAGGGCGTGACACCGTCGCCCGTGCTGGGTGAAGGTCTGATCTTCACGTCATCCGGTTTCGAGGAACCGACGATTCGAGCGATTCGCCCCGGCGGTCGCGGGGACGTGACCGAATCGCACATCGTTTGGGAACAGACACGCGGTGTCCCGGCCTTACCGTCGCCGCTGTACGTCGAGCCGTTTCTCTACACGATCACTCGCGACAATATCCTGCACTGCATCGAAGCGAAAACAGGCAAAGTTGTCTGGCAGGAACGACTCGACGGCAATTACTCCGCGTCGCCACTGCTGGCCGACGGCCGAATCTATATCACGTCAGAAGAAGGTATCACCACGGTGCTCGAGCCCGGACCGCGATACAAAGAGATCACCCGAAACACGCTCAACGGTAAGTCGATGGCATCGATCGCGGTTTCCCAAGGCAACTTCTTCATTCGAACCGGCGATCGCCTCTACTGCATCGGAAACCAACCCCGCTGA